In Glycine max cultivar Williams 82 chromosome 5 unlocalized genomic scaffold, Glycine_max_v4.0 Gm05_scaffold_79, whole genome shotgun sequence, the following are encoded in one genomic region:
- the LOC100784581 gene encoding lysine-specific demethylase JMJ18 isoform X1 has product MKQLKLAAESHAKEDNPCRHKPEMENTLESSGSPRHRKISARWDPDEACQPIVDEAPVFYPTIEEFEDTLGYIAKIRPQAEPYGICRIVPPACWVPPCPLQEKDLWENAKFPTRIQQIDLLQNREPMRKKIRGRKRKRRKQSKMGMGMRTAKSGSEANVASEPEEKFGFQSGSDFTLKDFQQYANVFKDCYFGLNDANEYEKVSDSSHQQRWKPSVEEIEGEYWRIIEQPTDEVEVYYGADLETGSLGSGFPKTSSLTKNESDRYALSGWNLNNFPRLPGSALCFEGSDISGVVVPWLYVGMCFSSFCWHVEDHHLYSLNYLHWGDPKVWYGVAGSHAPGLEDAMRKHLPDLFEEQPNLLNELVTQLSPSILKSEGVPVHRTIQHSGEFVVTFPRAYHCGFNCGFNCAEAVNVAPVDWLVHGQNAAELYSLQCRKTSLSHDKLLFGCAQEAMHALAELTLHGKENLKYIKWRSACGKDGVLTKAVKTRITMEKERLDCLPTHLKMLRMDSKFDLFEERECFSCFYDLHLSAIGCKCSPDCYSCLKHSNLFCSCEMDNRFILFRYTMNELSTLVEALEGESHAIEVWANRNSGMVSANAEDACIYKQDVESAICQTQSYKEGKNSTCAGTNDKSNSTILSSSYSHISAELVHSEFHHETFSAPYGTKDCHKDNLNEKDLVMDNKVMVEKGGSVDLNIDVMSGEPENYFLHAADYHHNKGVPYVEKVSFAEARKEQDNMEPGADCIAAKEFSSCSRDVQNSCTLDGYKLFGVDLQMHSDSGEQLNSVSKIGDAETSNTSISLTNQSFLMQKFGISVEPVNLGSVICGKLWCSKHAIYPKGFKSRVKFFSILDPPRICNYLSEVYDAGFLGPIFKVTMEELPNEAFTNTSADKCWESVLDRLNHEIKRQRSQGEIELPSLELLQSINGHKMFGFLSPSIIQAIEAEDPNHQCVEYWNHKEVVSESSGSAIDDCKFSHGSSNSLGDAKTKLFDAGLIRQEQDSIIGSYDSFEEMKLVLQGFLKKASSDELSAMHKLFSSDAQFTKCRAEFVSLIEEIQKACA; this is encoded by the exons ATGAAACAGTTGAAATTGGCTGCAGAATCTCACGCCAAAGAG GATAATCCTTGTAGGCATAAACCAGAAATGGAAAACACACTTGAGTCTTCTGGCAGTCCACGGCATAGAAAG ATATCAGCCAGATGGGATCCGGATGAAGCATGCCAGCCTATAGTTGATGAAGCACCTGTGTTTTATCCAACTATTGAG GAGTTTGAAGACACACTTGGTTACATAGCTAAGATTCGCCCCCAAGCTGAACCTTATGGCATATGTAGGATTGTCCCTCCAGCTTGCTGGGTACCACCTTGCCCTCTTCAGGAGAAAGATTTATGGGAAAATGCAAAATTTCCCACTCGTATTCAGCAAATTGACTTGCTTCAGAACAGGGAACCCATGAGAAAGAAAATTAGGGGAAGGAAACGAAAACGTAGAAAGCAGTCAAAGATGGGCATGGGTATGAGAACTGCCAAATCAGGTTCTGAAGCTAATGTTGCTTCTGAGCCTGAGGAGAAGTTTGGATTCCAATCAGGGTCAGACTTCACACTTAAAGACTTTCAGCAATATGCTAATGTTTTTAAAGATTGCTACTTTGGATTGAATGATGCCAATGAATATGAAAAAGTTAGTGATAGTAGTCACCAGCAGAGATGGAAACCCTCTGTGGAGGAAATTGAAGGTGAATACTGGCGAATAATAGAGCAACCAACTGATGAGGTTGAG GTGTATTATGGAGCTGACTTGGAAACTGGATCACTTGGAAGTGGTTTTCCTAAGACATCTTCCTTAACTAAGAATGAGTCAGATAGATATGCCCTGTCTGGTTGGAATCTGAATAACTTCCCACGACTGCCAGGTTCTGCCTTATGTTTTGAAGGAAGTGATATCTCAGGAGTTGTAGTTCCATGGCTGTATGTTGGAATGTGCTTTTCCTCATTTTGCTGG CATGTTGAGGACCATCACCTCTATTCACTTAATTATCTGCACTGGGGTGACCCAAAAGTATGGTATGGAGTAGCTGGAAGCCATGCTCCAGGTCTGGAAGATGCAATGAGAAAGCACTTGCCTGATTTATTTGAAGAACAACCAAATCTACTCAATGAATTG GTGACTCAGTTATCTCCTTCAATTCTTAAATCTGAGGGGGTGCCTGTACATCGCACTATTCAGCATTCAGGAGAATTTGTTGTTACCTTTCCAAGGGCATACCACTGTGGCTTCAATTGTGGCTTCAACTGTGCAGAGGCTGTGAATGTGGCTCCTGTTGATTGGCTTGTGCATGGCCAGAATGCTGCCGAGCTTTACAGTTTGCAGTGCCGTAAGACTTCATTGTCTCATGACAAGTTATTATTTGGATGTGCTCAGGAAGCCATGCATGCCCTTGCAGAGCTAACTCTTCATggaaaagaaaatctaaaatatataaaatggagAAGTGCTTGTGGGAAAGATGGAGTTCTTACCAAGGCAGTTAAG ACAAGGATAACTATGGAAAAGGAAAGGCTTGACTGTCTTCCAACTCATTTAAAGATGCTGAGGATGGACAgtaaatttgatttgtttgagGAAAGAGAATGCTTCTCTTGCTTCTATGATTTGCACCTATCTGCCATAGGTTGCAAGTGCTCTCCTGACTGTTATTCTTGTCTCAAACACTCAAATTTGTTTTGCTCATGTGAAATGGACAACAGGTTTATTCTGTTTCGTTATACTATGAATGAACTAAGTACATTGGTTGAAGCATTAGAAGGAGAATCACATGCCATTGAAGTGTGGGCAAATAGAAACTCTGGAATGGTTTCTGCTAATGCTGAGGATGCTTGCATTTATAAACAAGATGTGGAGAGTGCCATTTGTCAAACCCAGAGTTACAAAGAAGGGAAAAACTCAACTTGTGCAGGAACTAATGATAAGTCAAATTCAACTATACTTAGTAGTTCTTACAGCCACATTTCAGCAGAATTAGTCCACTCAGAGTTTCACCATGAAACTTTTAGTGCACCATATGGCACTAAAGACTGTCATAAAGACAATTTGAATGAAAAAGATTTGGTAATGGACAATAAAGTTATGGTGGAGAAAGGAGGTTCTGTGGATTTGAATATTGATGTTATGTCTGGTGaacctgaaaattattttctgcATGCTGCTGATTACCATCATAAtaagggtgttccatatgtggAAAAAGTCAGCTTTGCAGAGGCCAGAAAAGAACAAGACAACATGGAACCTGGGGCTGATTGTATTGCTGCCAAAGAATTTTCATCTTGTTCAAGGGATGTTCAAAATTCTTGTACACTTGATGGTTATAAATTGTTTGGAGTGGATCTGCAGATGCATTCTGATTCAGGAGAGCAACTCAACAGTGTATCTAAAATAGGTGACGCCGAAACCTCCAATACAAGTATATCGTTGACAAACCAAAGCTTCTTAATGCAGAAGTTTGGTATTTCTGTTGAGCCTGTAAATTTGGGCTCTGTTATTTGTGGAAAGCTGTGGTGCAGTAAGCATGCAATATATCCAAAAG GATTCAAGAGTCGTGTTAAGTTCTTTAGCATTCTTGATCCACCAAGAATTTGTAACTATCTTTCTGAAGTCTATGATGCTGGATTTCTTGGGCCTATTTTCAAG GTTACCATGGAAGAACTTCCAAATGAGGCTTTCACAAACACCTCAGCAGATAAGTGCTGGGAATCAGTTCTTGACAGACTAAATCATGAAATCAAAAGGCAAAGGAGTCAAGGTGAAATAGAACTTCCTTCCTTGGAACTTCTGCAAAGCATTAACGGTCACAAAATGTTTGGATTCCTTTCACCATCCATTATTCAG GCCATTGAAGCTGAGGATCCCAATCATCAATGCGTCGAGTACTGGAATCACAAAGAAGTTGTCTCTGAATCTTCAGGCAGTGCCATTGATGACTGTAAGTTCAGTCATGGTTCAAGCAACTCCC
- the LOC100784581 gene encoding lysine-specific demethylase JMJ18 isoform X2, translated as MENTLESSGSPRHRKISARWDPDEACQPIVDEAPVFYPTIEEFEDTLGYIAKIRPQAEPYGICRIVPPACWVPPCPLQEKDLWENAKFPTRIQQIDLLQNREPMRKKIRGRKRKRRKQSKMGMGMRTAKSGSEANVASEPEEKFGFQSGSDFTLKDFQQYANVFKDCYFGLNDANEYEKVSDSSHQQRWKPSVEEIEGEYWRIIEQPTDEVEVYYGADLETGSLGSGFPKTSSLTKNESDRYALSGWNLNNFPRLPGSALCFEGSDISGVVVPWLYVGMCFSSFCWHVEDHHLYSLNYLHWGDPKVWYGVAGSHAPGLEDAMRKHLPDLFEEQPNLLNELVTQLSPSILKSEGVPVHRTIQHSGEFVVTFPRAYHCGFNCGFNCAEAVNVAPVDWLVHGQNAAELYSLQCRKTSLSHDKLLFGCAQEAMHALAELTLHGKENLKYIKWRSACGKDGVLTKAVKTRITMEKERLDCLPTHLKMLRMDSKFDLFEERECFSCFYDLHLSAIGCKCSPDCYSCLKHSNLFCSCEMDNRFILFRYTMNELSTLVEALEGESHAIEVWANRNSGMVSANAEDACIYKQDVESAICQTQSYKEGKNSTCAGTNDKSNSTILSSSYSHISAELVHSEFHHETFSAPYGTKDCHKDNLNEKDLVMDNKVMVEKGGSVDLNIDVMSGEPENYFLHAADYHHNKGVPYVEKVSFAEARKEQDNMEPGADCIAAKEFSSCSRDVQNSCTLDGYKLFGVDLQMHSDSGEQLNSVSKIGDAETSNTSISLTNQSFLMQKFGISVEPVNLGSVICGKLWCSKHAIYPKGFKSRVKFFSILDPPRICNYLSEVYDAGFLGPIFKVTMEELPNEAFTNTSADKCWESVLDRLNHEIKRQRSQGEIELPSLELLQSINGHKMFGFLSPSIIQAIEAEDPNHQCVEYWNHKEVVSESSGSAIDDCKFSHGSSNSLGDAKTKLFDAGLIRQEQDSIIGSYDSFEEMKLVLQGFLKKASSDELSAMHKLFSSDAQFTKCRAEFVSLIEEIQKACA; from the exons ATGGAAAACACACTTGAGTCTTCTGGCAGTCCACGGCATAGAAAG ATATCAGCCAGATGGGATCCGGATGAAGCATGCCAGCCTATAGTTGATGAAGCACCTGTGTTTTATCCAACTATTGAG GAGTTTGAAGACACACTTGGTTACATAGCTAAGATTCGCCCCCAAGCTGAACCTTATGGCATATGTAGGATTGTCCCTCCAGCTTGCTGGGTACCACCTTGCCCTCTTCAGGAGAAAGATTTATGGGAAAATGCAAAATTTCCCACTCGTATTCAGCAAATTGACTTGCTTCAGAACAGGGAACCCATGAGAAAGAAAATTAGGGGAAGGAAACGAAAACGTAGAAAGCAGTCAAAGATGGGCATGGGTATGAGAACTGCCAAATCAGGTTCTGAAGCTAATGTTGCTTCTGAGCCTGAGGAGAAGTTTGGATTCCAATCAGGGTCAGACTTCACACTTAAAGACTTTCAGCAATATGCTAATGTTTTTAAAGATTGCTACTTTGGATTGAATGATGCCAATGAATATGAAAAAGTTAGTGATAGTAGTCACCAGCAGAGATGGAAACCCTCTGTGGAGGAAATTGAAGGTGAATACTGGCGAATAATAGAGCAACCAACTGATGAGGTTGAG GTGTATTATGGAGCTGACTTGGAAACTGGATCACTTGGAAGTGGTTTTCCTAAGACATCTTCCTTAACTAAGAATGAGTCAGATAGATATGCCCTGTCTGGTTGGAATCTGAATAACTTCCCACGACTGCCAGGTTCTGCCTTATGTTTTGAAGGAAGTGATATCTCAGGAGTTGTAGTTCCATGGCTGTATGTTGGAATGTGCTTTTCCTCATTTTGCTGG CATGTTGAGGACCATCACCTCTATTCACTTAATTATCTGCACTGGGGTGACCCAAAAGTATGGTATGGAGTAGCTGGAAGCCATGCTCCAGGTCTGGAAGATGCAATGAGAAAGCACTTGCCTGATTTATTTGAAGAACAACCAAATCTACTCAATGAATTG GTGACTCAGTTATCTCCTTCAATTCTTAAATCTGAGGGGGTGCCTGTACATCGCACTATTCAGCATTCAGGAGAATTTGTTGTTACCTTTCCAAGGGCATACCACTGTGGCTTCAATTGTGGCTTCAACTGTGCAGAGGCTGTGAATGTGGCTCCTGTTGATTGGCTTGTGCATGGCCAGAATGCTGCCGAGCTTTACAGTTTGCAGTGCCGTAAGACTTCATTGTCTCATGACAAGTTATTATTTGGATGTGCTCAGGAAGCCATGCATGCCCTTGCAGAGCTAACTCTTCATggaaaagaaaatctaaaatatataaaatggagAAGTGCTTGTGGGAAAGATGGAGTTCTTACCAAGGCAGTTAAG ACAAGGATAACTATGGAAAAGGAAAGGCTTGACTGTCTTCCAACTCATTTAAAGATGCTGAGGATGGACAgtaaatttgatttgtttgagGAAAGAGAATGCTTCTCTTGCTTCTATGATTTGCACCTATCTGCCATAGGTTGCAAGTGCTCTCCTGACTGTTATTCTTGTCTCAAACACTCAAATTTGTTTTGCTCATGTGAAATGGACAACAGGTTTATTCTGTTTCGTTATACTATGAATGAACTAAGTACATTGGTTGAAGCATTAGAAGGAGAATCACATGCCATTGAAGTGTGGGCAAATAGAAACTCTGGAATGGTTTCTGCTAATGCTGAGGATGCTTGCATTTATAAACAAGATGTGGAGAGTGCCATTTGTCAAACCCAGAGTTACAAAGAAGGGAAAAACTCAACTTGTGCAGGAACTAATGATAAGTCAAATTCAACTATACTTAGTAGTTCTTACAGCCACATTTCAGCAGAATTAGTCCACTCAGAGTTTCACCATGAAACTTTTAGTGCACCATATGGCACTAAAGACTGTCATAAAGACAATTTGAATGAAAAAGATTTGGTAATGGACAATAAAGTTATGGTGGAGAAAGGAGGTTCTGTGGATTTGAATATTGATGTTATGTCTGGTGaacctgaaaattattttctgcATGCTGCTGATTACCATCATAAtaagggtgttccatatgtggAAAAAGTCAGCTTTGCAGAGGCCAGAAAAGAACAAGACAACATGGAACCTGGGGCTGATTGTATTGCTGCCAAAGAATTTTCATCTTGTTCAAGGGATGTTCAAAATTCTTGTACACTTGATGGTTATAAATTGTTTGGAGTGGATCTGCAGATGCATTCTGATTCAGGAGAGCAACTCAACAGTGTATCTAAAATAGGTGACGCCGAAACCTCCAATACAAGTATATCGTTGACAAACCAAAGCTTCTTAATGCAGAAGTTTGGTATTTCTGTTGAGCCTGTAAATTTGGGCTCTGTTATTTGTGGAAAGCTGTGGTGCAGTAAGCATGCAATATATCCAAAAG GATTCAAGAGTCGTGTTAAGTTCTTTAGCATTCTTGATCCACCAAGAATTTGTAACTATCTTTCTGAAGTCTATGATGCTGGATTTCTTGGGCCTATTTTCAAG GTTACCATGGAAGAACTTCCAAATGAGGCTTTCACAAACACCTCAGCAGATAAGTGCTGGGAATCAGTTCTTGACAGACTAAATCATGAAATCAAAAGGCAAAGGAGTCAAGGTGAAATAGAACTTCCTTCCTTGGAACTTCTGCAAAGCATTAACGGTCACAAAATGTTTGGATTCCTTTCACCATCCATTATTCAG GCCATTGAAGCTGAGGATCCCAATCATCAATGCGTCGAGTACTGGAATCACAAAGAAGTTGTCTCTGAATCTTCAGGCAGTGCCATTGATGACTGTAAGTTCAGTCATGGTTCAAGCAACTCCC